Within Procambarus clarkii isolate CNS0578487 unplaced genomic scaffold, FALCON_Pclarkii_2.0 HiC_scaffold_104, whole genome shotgun sequence, the genomic segment gcagtaaataggtacctgggagttagtcagctgtcactggctgcttcctggggtgtgtgtgtgtgtgtggtgtgggaaaaaaaaaaaaaaaaaaaaaaaaaaaaaaaaaaaaaaaaaaaaaaaaaaaaagtagttagtaaacagttgattgacagttgagaggcgggccgaaagagcaaagctcaacccccgtaaaaacacaactagtaaacacatgtcTCCACCCGCCAGCTCTACCAACGGGACTAGCGTTCATCCAGCATTCGCGGCATTGTGTCTACCAAAAAAGACCaaactaaaacccacatgaaacctcaTGATACTCAGCTAACAAAGAGAAATTAAGCTAACAAATTAAGAACAAAGCTAACAAATTtagaacataattataagtaaacttatgtgtatataacactgctaaggtgtaaaaagaaattaagtacaatcaataaacaggaataattcCAAAGGTGAAACATTGACGCTAGCTTGATACACGGCCCGCacactggaacatcccaaatatggtcatccccccaatgAGACGCCACCGACTCCCCCCACAGGAATAAACCTGCAAATAGCCTAACAAAATATtcaatacaggcacactacagcatgctacaattacatcaaacataattatactggaacacaactggatatcatgttatatttacttaacggggaaaagaaataatggacatacatatttatcatgatgaATGTTAGAATGAAACACAGATTCGCAACAAggtgtctgttgaagagagaaagatcagtggatgaaacaaaaatattcaccaAAGACTTAGGACTTCTATGAATTTGGAATTTTAGGAGGAGGTGATTTGGGCTTTGTCTTACTGCTGACTTTACAGTGAGGACTGGTACACTCTTCTATTGTATGTCTATAGGTTCTGCAATAATGACAATACAACGCAGAGTTTTCATTACTGGTACTCACTTTGGCTGGAGTAAACCAAGACGTCTTACTAGAAGGTGTGTCGGATGGTACTCTATGAATGagactgtaggagtcagccaaCTGTGCACATCTAGTAGGGTCGGTTCCTTCCTTGTCTGCTAGGTAGGACGTGTGGAATTAGGTACACGCCTAAGGAATTCTTCCATCAGGATGAGGTTGATgagatctgtaaaggtggagacttgtgttgcttccagccacttcatgaaatatctctTTTTGTTATTTGCAAACTCTAGGTAAGTAGTAGCACTCGCTTTAAGGTAATTCCTAAACTTACGTCTGTAGTTCTCGATAAATAGGAGGTAGGCATCTAGCACTGCCTGTTTCAATACCTTGTAGTCGGTTTCAGACGCCATAGTACTGAGAGTCACGGCAGCCCCTACATGTCAAATGACACCTGAGAAGtacagaccactgatcctgaggccagctgagttggttagctagagcctcaaatgaagtaaataatatataattttctgtCTCGACAAAAGATGGCATCAACTTAATTGCATAAGAAAGATCGAAACGTACCTGGAGGTTAGCTTCCGCTTCcttgcgctgagtgtggtgtgtagtttccaagtcaaGCTCTTTTCTACGGTTTTGTAGAGCAATGGCGGCTTGTTTTTCAGCATGTTCACGTTGGAGTTTACGTTCTCTTTCTCTTACTTTAAGGGCTTCCTGTTCACGCTCACGTTGGAgttcaagctgttccctctcacgttCACGTTGGAACTCTAGTTGTTCCTTCTCAAGTTCacgttgcagttcagcttgttttttttttgtagagCAAGTTGTTCCTTCTGTATCTTGAGAGTTTTCTTCTGACGTTCGCGTTCTTGAGTGGAAAGCTCTATCTTCAATTTCATGGCTGCTAAGGCGCTCTTCATGAGATTCGGATGTAATATTATCATTGTCTAATAAGTGGTCAAGTATAATCTTATGGAGATAAGTTTTAGTGGCTCCATGGGGGGCAGTAATGTGGTACGCATTTACAAGAGTTAGCATCTCCGCCTTGGTGGCACGAATTAGTGTGCCCCACTTCATCGTTTGGATTCTGCCTGAACGCTgttagacgaaacatggtgaatagaATGATAGAAAATAATGTGcaaagaaaatacctcagttgatgtaccaaaatatgagatgtcagactgacaggatgaCATGGCAACTGTAAACTATCCTATTTAAACTTTATAGTCAAGTTTACAACAGTTAACTTTAGTAATTGAATTGATTACTTAGATCGAAAGTGAAACGAATACGTagggaatcttgtacccggtactctatatgaTGAGGACAGGGGCAAGAGGGATCCTACTGGAATTGTGAAACATAATTGTCTCGAATGTAGTCCAAAAAATTTAGGGATTTCTTACCTGGTCTCTAATTGACGAGAACAAAGGTAAGAGGCTTCCTACTAAAACTAAATAGTACTTACAGAGTTATCACTCATTGTGCTCTGGAAAAAAATG encodes:
- the LOC138360271 gene encoding putative uncharacterized protein DDB_G0271982, whose translation is MKWGTLIRATKAEMLTLVNAYHITAPHGATKTYLHKIILDHLLDNDNITSESHEERLSSHEIEDRAFHSRTRTSEENSQDTEGTTCSTKKKQAELQRELEKEQLEFQREREREQLELQREREQEALKVRERERKLQREHAEKQAAIALQNRRKELDLETTHHTQRKEAEANLQFVKEEIQETDDSDEVSLLRTRAQRPSTEE